Part of the Anopheles coluzzii chromosome 3, AcolN3, whole genome shotgun sequence genome is shown below.
agaagtaatacgcaccacaagcgtaccggccgagttgggtgagtcggagagggggatggaatatgctcactcttcgttaacaaaaaaaaaaaaaaaaaaaaaaaaaaaaaaaaaaaaaaaaaaaaaaaaaaaaaaaaaaaaaagatcttcATAAGATGGTGTTTCTATTCGAATCTTGCAGTGTATTATTGATGTTTGGCCCCCagtttaaaacacatttttcagCACCAAATAAAACGAATAAGACTTTTGCACCATCTCACTGAACTGCAGTACATTGGCGTAGAAAATCTTGCCAGCGCTCAGGATGATCGGTTTCTGCGAGCGACGAATCATGAAAAGAAGCTGCTTTTGTATCGAGATCGACTGATCGTACCAAGCGAGCTGCTGGAGCGCCATCAGGATCTCTTCACCCTTGAGTTGAAGCAAAAAGATGACGTTAGCTTTGTCCCCATCTGGTTGTGTGTTTCTTACCTTATCTGTCAGCTGCGTTCCGAGTGTACAGTACGTGTAGGTCTCTACCGTCACTATGAGCAGTAGTATGAGAACGTTTAAAATTCTTGAGTCAAACCCCTGAAAAGAAATCAATGATGTTTTAGCCAAATCATTACTCAAACACGATCCTGCACGTACCATCAGCAAAATGTAGAACATCATCAGACACCATATCAAGCTGCAAAACGTGAGctgaaacagaagcgatagaTTGAGAGCTTCCTGCAGATATTGTGCGCACAACAAGGTGTCCCGATGCGACTTGATGACGACGCTTAGCTGTGCCTGCGAGATGTTATCTTTTAGTTCGCGAATCTGCATGGCCGTCGTTTGGAATAGTAAGCAAGTGGTCTTGATGACGGCCACATCCATTATGTCCTTAATACACAGAGAACCGGCGGATGTGATCGTTAGCAGACAGATAACAATCGTATAAAACGAAAAGTGCAACAGATTGAATCGAATGTTCAGGTAGTAGAGGcttgaaaagataaaaaaggatttaaaTAGACGGTTGGTACTATGAACTGAAACTTTACA
Proteins encoded:
- the LOC120959846 gene encoding uncharacterized protein LOC120959846 produces the protein MKLFQIDDPREVVPIGCRLLKLFGLGRDEKLKLLYWVQCVFYLVFSIIPRVLVQIDDTIMLLRLGSELAFVSYLYSQILGLYFRRSYLYRLVDLLQTCINKQYSESIDQFVIKSNAKINKLSVTCCKYFTIAYVLYCAMPPIASTVVYVRNQRNKTAEPEEFIISSEMNLYYLNIRFNLLHFSFYTIVICLLTITSAGSLCIKDIMDVAVIKTTCLLFQTTAMQIRELKDNISQAQLSVVIKSHRDTLLCAQYLQEALNLSLLFQLTFCSLIWCLMMFYILLMGFDSRILNVLILLLIVTVETYTYCTLGTQLTDKGEEILMALQQLAWYDQSISIQKQLLFMIRRSQKPIILSAGKIFYANVLQFSEMVQKSYSFYLVLKNVF